One Malania oleifera isolate guangnan ecotype guangnan chromosome 9, ASM2987363v1, whole genome shotgun sequence DNA segment encodes these proteins:
- the LOC131164172 gene encoding uncharacterized protein LOC131164172 yields MPKNEAGARSWRKPLRDVSNGGKSSKPLKKKVSETEGRTEDDVLDRLLLVQSDISTLLHQIDELVVQTFKLKPTSRQGRKEIESFTDVLSEMLCSLKPWVPRFQKALSSPSMRAKDQLEQILASKPPPAVNENARNVADSPQQTELDSLISPSPLVSWRADCTIERGRQLFLLTPLPMSKALSSRKQRSKSIFERIASNADAELPSFCIVSEDVDDGFLEGVAVKSTPNKLHESSAAEVVNNSECGFTSPPRSSKKDCSFLVMTPCLKISPPKSCVLLEPISESSLPDNDNVHKSEMSDSSGSQVSKSLALKYPELFGIQPTHKLGIRKKEVEASPDWFMSPLKTCVLMEPPDEKPLKNAAACFPRTTPALKNQIDFSSVLGNDVQSSRHLRNKNFSQELGDTSYLIGSTPMGEPESSIQIGKHPGETTLKKELWKKFEAASTNGLHFSISVQQTAQGGFLDRLDEVSCDETSSEGLR; encoded by the exons atgccgAAGAACGAAGCCGGAGCAAGATCATGGAGGAAGCCGTTGAGGGACGTGTCGAACGGTGGGAAATCCTCGAAACCGCTGAAGAAGAAAGTCTCTGAGACCGAAGGCCGAACTGAAGACGACGTTCTCGATCGCCTTCTTCTTGTTCAGTCCGATATCTCCACTCTCCTCCATCAG ATTGATGAACTTGTTGTGCAAACATTTAAACTTAAGCCAACGAGCAGGCAGGGAAGAAAAGAAATTGAGTCTTTTACAGACGTCCTATCTGAAATGCTTTGCTCTTTAAAG CCCTGGGTTCCCAGATTCCAGAAAGCACTTTCTAGTCCTTCCATGAGGGCTAAGGATCAGTTGGAACAGATATTGGCAAGTAAACCTCCGCCTGCTGTAAATGAAAATGCCAGAAATGTAGCTGACAGTCCACAACAAACTGAGTTGGATTCATTAATTTCTCCCTCACCTCTTGTGTCTTGGCGTGCTGACTGCACTATTGAGAGAGGCAGACAACTCTTTCTGCTCACGCCTCTGCCTATGTCAAAAGCATTGTCATCCAGGAAGCAGCGCTCAAAATCGATATTTGAAAGGATCGCTTCTAATGCTGATGCCGAGCTACCATCATTTTGTATTGTTTCTGAAGATGTTGATGATGGTTTTCTTGAGGGTGTAGCAGTAAAGTCAACACCAAACAAACTTCATGAATCCAGTGCAGCTGAAGTGGTAAACAATTCTGAATGTGGATTTACTTCTCCGCCGAGGTCTTCAAAAAAAGACTGCTCTTTTCTTGTAATGACTCCTTGCCTTAAAATTTCACCTCCTAAGTCTTGTGTGTTGCTTGAACCCATCTCTGAGTCCTCTCTCCCCGACAATGACAACGTCCATAAGTCAGAAATGTCTGATTCCTCTGGCAGTCAGGTTTCCAAGAGTTTGGCCTTAAAGTATCCTGAGCTCTTTGGAATACAACCGACTCATAAATTGGGAATCAGAAAGAAAGAGGTAGAAGCATCGCCTGATTGGTTTATGTCACCACTGAAAACTTGTGTGCTTATGGAGCCACCAGATGAGAAGCCCCTGAAAAATGCTGCTGCCTGCTTTCCCAGGACTACTCCGGCCCTCAAAAACCAAATAGACTTTTCTTCGGTACTAGGGAATGATGTTCAAAGCTCTCGTCATTTAAGGAACAAAAATTTTAGTCAGG AACTTGGTGATACCTCATATCTAATAGGAAGCACTCCCATGGGGGAACCTGAAAGCTCAATCCAAATAGGGAAGCATCCTGGTGAGACTACTCTAAAGAAGGAGTTATGGAAAAAGTTTGAAGCCGCCTCTACCAATGGGCTTCATTTTAGCATCTCTGTGCAACAGACTGCCCAAGGAGGATTTCTAGATAGGCTGGATGAGGTTTCCTGTGATGAGACAAGTTCAGAGGGTCTGAGATAA